In Nocardioides bizhenqiangii, the DNA window GTGACCGGACCCGCGGGCGGTCATCGCGATCTCCTCGGGCTCGACGCCGACCTGCACGACGTCGGCGAGCTGACGCCCGCGATCGCCGCGCTGTGTGCGCTGGCGTCCACGCCCTCCCACCTGCGGGGCATCGCCCACATCCGCGGCCACGAGACCGACCGGCTGGCCGCCCTCGCGGCAGAGCTCGGCGCCCTCGGGGCCGACGTCACCGAGCACCCCGACGGCCTCTCGCTCCGGCCCGCGCCGCTCGGGGGCGGGGTGTTCCACACCTACGCCGACCACCGGATGGCCCACGCCGGCGTGATCGTCGGCGCGGCGGTGCCCGGCGTCCTGGTCGAGGACGTCGCCACGACCAGCAAGACCTTCCCCGACTTCCCCGGCTTCTGGGCCGCGCTGCTCTGAGGTCGGGGATGAGCGGTCGGTACGGCGAGCACGACGTCGAGCACTACGAGCGGCCGCGCCGCCGTACCCGCCCACGCACCAAGGAGCGCCCGTCGTACGACGACGCGGCCGACGGCACCGTCGTGACCGTCGACCGCGGCCGCTTCACCCTCCTCGTCGAGGGCCGGACCGTGATGGCGATGAAGGCCCGGCCGCTCGGCCGCAAGGGCGTCGTGGTCGGCGACCGGGTCCGGGTGGTCGGCGACGTCTCGGGCGCGGACGGCAGCCTCGCGCGGATCGTGGAGGTCGGGGACCGCAGCACCGTGCTCCGGCGGACGGCCGACGACGACGACCCCGTCGAGCGGGTGCTCGTCGCCAACGCCAGCCAGTTGGTCGTCGTGACCGCGCTCGCCGACCCTGAGCCCCGGTCGCGGTGGATCGACCGCGCCCTGGTGGCGGCGTACGACGGCGGCCTCGCCCCGCTGCTCTGCCTGACCAAGGCCGACCTCGAGGACCCCGAGACGCTGCTCTCGACCTACCGCTCGCTCGGCGTGCCCTGGGTGGTGACCCACCGCGACAGCGACCGCCGGATCGTCGGCCTCGAGGGGCTGCAGGAGCGGCTCACCGGCCACACCAGCGTGCTCATCGGCACCAGCGGTGTCGGCAAGTCGACGCTGGTCAACGCGATCGTGCCTGACGCCGACCGCGCGATCGGCCACGTCAACGCCGTCACCGGGCAGGGCCGCCACACCTCGACCTCCGCCATGATGCTCGCGCTGCCGGACGAGGCCGGGTGGATCGTCGACACGCCGGGCATCCGCTCCTTCGGCCTGGCGCACGTCCAGCCGGAGCACCTGATCGGCGCGTTCCCCGACCTCGACGAGATGACCGAGGACTGCCCGCGCGGGTGCACCCACGGGGACGACGAGCCCGAGTGCGGGCTCGACGAGGCCGTGGCCCGCGGTGACGCCGACGCCGACCGGGTCTCGTCGTTCCGGCGACTCCTCGCCGCCCGCTCCGTCACCGAGTACTGACGGCGCCAGCGGTCAGTCGCCGACTCCGTACCAGGCGATCTGGGCACCGGCGTCGCCGGTGAGCACCGCGTAGACCAGCGTCAGGACCGCCAGCCCCGCGAGGACGATCCCGACCACCACCCGCACCGCTCCCTCGCGCCGGTGCATGCCGGCGGCGAGGAGGGCGACGACCGCGAACCCGGTCGTCGACCAGCGGAACACGTTGGCCCGGCTCTCGTGGGTCTCGAGCAGCTCGGCGAGCGGTCCGCCGTAGGGGTTCCCCTCCACCAGGTCCTCGCCGGTGAGGTACGCCGTCCACACCGCGCCGACCGCGACCAGTGCCGCCACGGCGACCGGCCAGCGCAGCCAGTCCCGCCAGCGGCCCGGGACCGCGTACGCGATGGCGGCCAGCGCCGCGAGGGGAGTGAGCACGACCGCCCCGTGGACCACGAGGGCGTGCAGCGGCAGTCCGTTGATCTCCATGACGAGAGGATGCATCACACAATCCTCTACGGACGCGAGGCGCACCTGGTTCAGTCCGCCGCGCCGATGGCTAGGGTGAGCCCCGTGAGCACCGACTACACCGACGACCTCCGGCTGGCACACCTGCTGGCGGACGACGCGGACTCGCTCACCCAGGCTCGCTTCCGCTCCGTCGACCTGCACGTGATGAGCAAGCCCGACCTGACGCCGGTGACCGATGCCGACCAGGCCGTGGAGGAGTCGATCCGTCGTACTCTCTCGAAGGCCCGGAGCCGCGACGCGATCACCGGCGAGGAGACCGGCACCTCCGGCCACTCGCAGCGCCGGTGGATCGTCGACCCGATCGACGGGACCAAGAACTTCGTCCGCGGCGTCCCGGTCTGGGCCACCCTGATCGCGCTCGCGGTCGACGACGAGGTGGTCCTCGGCGTCGTGTCGGCTCCGTTGCTGCAGCGCCGCTGGTGGGCGTCGACCGGCCAGGGCGCGTGGACCGGCAAGTCGCTGCTCAAGCCCACCCGGTGCCAGGTCTCCGACGTACGACGCCTAGAGGACGCGTCGTTCTCCTACTCCTCGCTCTCGGAGTGGGAGGACCGCGGTCTCGGTGAGGACGTGCTGGCGATGATGCGGCGGGTGTGGCGCACGCGGGCGTACGGGGACTTCTGGTCCTACATGCTGCTCGCCGAGGGGGCCGTCGACGTGGCGGCCGAACCCGCCCTCGAGACCTACGACATGGCGGCGCTCGACATCATCGTGCGCGAGGCCGGCGGCCGGTTCACGTCCCTCGACGGCGTCGACGGCCCGTGGGGCGGCAACGCGCTGGCGTCCAACGGCCACCTGCACGACGCCGCGCTGTCGTTCCTCGGCTCGGTGCCGGACGGCGGCGACGACGACCCGGACTGGCCCGCCAACGGCCCCGGCACGGTTTCGGACATCTGGTCCCGGAGCCCGCGCCGCGAGTAACCTGCTTCACATGCGCATCAACCAGGTCCTCCAGGCCAAGCAGCTGCGGGACGTTGTCACGATCAGCCCCGACGCCGGGGTTCGTGAGCTTGTCGCGACGCTCGCCGAGCACAACATCGGGGCGCTCATCGTGAGTGCCGACGGGAAGTCGATGGACGGCATCGTGAGCGAACGCGACGTCGTCCGCCGGATGCACAGCGACGGCACCGTCATCGACAACACGGTCGGCGGGATCATGACCGAGGTCGTGAAGACCTGCACGCCCGAGGACGAGCTCGACGACGTGATGCGGACGATGACCGAGGGCCGGTTCCGGCACATCCCGGTCTGCGAGGGCGACCGTCTGGTCGGCATCGTCAGCATCGGCGACCTGGTGCGGCACAAGATCGACCGGCTCCAGTTCGAGCGCGACCAGCTGGACAGCTACGTCCACCGGACCTGAGGGGTCTCGACAGGCTCGACCGCCAAGCGGGGGCCTAGGGTGGGCTCATGGACAAGCCTGAGATCGAGTTCTTCGACCCCGAGCCGCCCGCCGACCTCGTGGTCACCGACGTCACCGTCGGCGACGGCGCCGAGGCGACCGCCGGCAGCAACGTGTCGGTGCACTACGTGGGCGTTGCCCACTCGAGCGGCGAGGAGTTCGACGCGTCGTACAACCGGGGTGCTCCGTTGCAGTTCCGGCTGGGCGTCGGCCAGGTCATCCAGGGCTGGGACACCGGCGTGCAGGGCATGAAGGTCGGCGGCCGGCGTCAGCTGGTCATCCCGCCCCACCTCGGGTACGGCGACCGCGGGGCCGGCGGCGCGATCAAGCCCGGCGAGACGCTCATCTTCGTCGTCGACCTGCTCGGCGTCAGCTGACCGACCGCTGGCCCGCAGCCGTGGGTGGCCGGCCAGAACGCGTCATGGCGCGTCTTCACCCTCCGTTGCCACTCGAGAACGTCCCACGCGGGTCGATCGCAGCACGCACCCGGCCCAGCCGGGCCCAGTCCTCGGCGTCGTGGAAGCGGCTGGTGTCCACCCGCACCTCGGTGAAGGTCGGTACCAGGCCGACGCGTGACCAGCGCGCCATGGCACGGACCACGGAGAACGCCGCCGCCCTGCCGGCGACCACGGCCTGGGGCGTGGGCGCCATTGCGATGCAGAGGAGCGCGTAGGCACCGTCGATGCGCGACAGGGCGCCACCGTCCTCGGCGGGCCGTCCCAGTGCGCCCCCGAGGTGACGCAGCTCGGCGAGCATCAGCCCTGCCGACGTACCGGGGCCGACCTGGCTGAGGAACGCCGCCAACGCCTCGTCGTCGAGCTCGCCGAGCAGGGCGTGCTCGCCGACGGCAGGCACGGGCTCCGGCGGGTCCATGTGCACCGCGAGCAGACCCGCTGCCGGCATCCGACCGAAGGTGTCCACCTCGGGCGTCAGCGCGCGGAGCGGCGCGAGCAACTCGGCGGCGGTGACGTCGTCCTCCAGCACCGCACCGTCGATGACGACCAGGTCGCGGCCAGAGAGGAACGGCGGCAGCTCGGGCAGCGGCGGGAAGCTCATCACCCTGAGTGAGGTGGTCACCGAGTCCGGGACCGTCCGGGTCCAGGCCGCCCATGTGGCGACCACCTCGGGAGCCCGCTCCCGGTCCCACAACAGCATGCCGGCGAAGACCTCGGCATAGGGCAGCAGCGTGAGCTCCACGGCGACGACGACGCCGATGCCTCCGCAGCCTCCGCGAGCGGCCCAGAACAGGTCGGCGTGCTCGTCGGCGGTCGCCCGGACGAGCTCGCCGTCCGCCGTCACCACCTCGACCGCGGTGAGGCTGTTGGCGGCGATCCCGTGCTTCCGGCCGTAGAAGGAGAGCCCGCCGCCGAGCAGGTACCCGACGACGCCGACGTCCGGCGCGCTGCCGTGCATCGCGGTCAGGCCGTACGGCGCCGCCGCCGCGACGACGTCCTCCCAGATGGTCCCGCCGAGCACCCGTGCGACGCGGGCGTCGCCGTCG includes these proteins:
- the rsgA gene encoding ribosome small subunit-dependent GTPase A is translated as MSGRYGEHDVEHYERPRRRTRPRTKERPSYDDAADGTVVTVDRGRFTLLVEGRTVMAMKARPLGRKGVVVGDRVRVVGDVSGADGSLARIVEVGDRSTVLRRTADDDDPVERVLVANASQLVVVTALADPEPRSRWIDRALVAAYDGGLAPLLCLTKADLEDPETLLSTYRSLGVPWVVTHRDSDRRIVGLEGLQERLTGHTSVLIGTSGVGKSTLVNAIVPDADRAIGHVNAVTGQGRHTSTSAMMLALPDEAGWIVDTPGIRSFGLAHVQPEHLIGAFPDLDEMTEDCPRGCTHGDDEPECGLDEAVARGDADADRVSSFRRLLAARSVTEY
- a CDS encoding DUF2231 domain-containing protein codes for the protein MHPLVMEINGLPLHALVVHGAVVLTPLAALAAIAYAVPGRWRDWLRWPVAVAALVAVGAVWTAYLTGEDLVEGNPYGGPLAELLETHESRANVFRWSTTGFAVVALLAAGMHRREGAVRVVVGIVLAGLAVLTLVYAVLTGDAGAQIAWYGVGD
- a CDS encoding inositol monophosphatase family protein; its protein translation is MARVSPVSTDYTDDLRLAHLLADDADSLTQARFRSVDLHVMSKPDLTPVTDADQAVEESIRRTLSKARSRDAITGEETGTSGHSQRRWIVDPIDGTKNFVRGVPVWATLIALAVDDEVVLGVVSAPLLQRRWWASTGQGAWTGKSLLKPTRCQVSDVRRLEDASFSYSSLSEWEDRGLGEDVLAMMRRVWRTRAYGDFWSYMLLAEGAVDVAAEPALETYDMAALDIIVREAGGRFTSLDGVDGPWGGNALASNGHLHDAALSFLGSVPDGGDDDPDWPANGPGTVSDIWSRSPRRE
- a CDS encoding CBS domain-containing protein; this translates as MRINQVLQAKQLRDVVTISPDAGVRELVATLAEHNIGALIVSADGKSMDGIVSERDVVRRMHSDGTVIDNTVGGIMTEVVKTCTPEDELDDVMRTMTEGRFRHIPVCEGDRLVGIVSIGDLVRHKIDRLQFERDQLDSYVHRT
- a CDS encoding FKBP-type peptidyl-prolyl cis-trans isomerase, with protein sequence MDKPEIEFFDPEPPADLVVTDVTVGDGAEATAGSNVSVHYVGVAHSSGEEFDASYNRGAPLQFRLGVGQVIQGWDTGVQGMKVGGRRQLVIPPHLGYGDRGAGGAIKPGETLIFVVDLLGVS
- a CDS encoding FAD-binding oxidoreductase, with product MNSIDINLTTTPSSVDLSALDELVAAGVVHLAGTEAYDAARVAWNLAVDLRPAAVAVPSSADGVAAVIRAATTAGLRVAAMSTGHGSAPLAETAIDDLLLVRLSALTGVTVDGDARVARVLGGTIWEDVVAAAAPYGLTAMHGSAPDVGVVGYLLGGGLSFYGRKHGIAANSLTAVEVVTADGELVRATADEHADLFWAARGGCGGIGVVVAVELTLLPYAEVFAGMLLWDRERAPEVVATWAAWTRTVPDSVTTSLRVMSFPPLPELPPFLSGRDLVVIDGAVLEDDVTAAELLAPLRALTPEVDTFGRMPAAGLLAVHMDPPEPVPAVGEHALLGELDDEALAAFLSQVGPGTSAGLMLAELRHLGGALGRPAEDGGALSRIDGAYALLCIAMAPTPQAVVAGRAAAFSVVRAMARWSRVGLVPTFTEVRVDTSRFHDAEDWARLGRVRAAIDPRGTFSSGNGG